In Stomoxys calcitrans chromosome 2, idStoCalc2.1, whole genome shotgun sequence, the following proteins share a genomic window:
- the LOC106087616 gene encoding eukaryotic translation initiation factor 2-alpha kinase: MGIQHELNVVRNCRKSLLHLTLLTSIVAAGVETATASNPVPSNHHHTLPVPDPPIALATDEPPQMPPPPPPLVEENMSSQSNSGQFNKKHLRPAIPFCNDKHERTIGRRLLYVTTLDGRLTALDITKGGKMRWSIPTAPGPLISSSIHRLELTNNGQFVRMIPSLSGGIYKFDGQSIDPIPITTDNLLSSSSKFSDDLVISGGKETRTYGVSARTGQMIYECSMDGCVNATEPEPNVMAPIEDGDDPLENENETQFQRTPNYMDEHDPLVDDVIVVRRLTQTVRAIETRTGTERWNFSVGQHELDLVRSADCHDRKFSDIDMAMLDLDIKVIVPEGVICAFSKSDPSAMLWKHKFNHPIVSAWKISESDDLESIDMFASAQWLWNRDDNLFEMPLPTISPSIYVGMYDKQLYIQESINLRKEIVDKSHLYTQLTTESTMPKIPWRPIGANSNSLVIYKQNGEKIISGGGAQQALPSAETKGNELVPYDDEMFALSAQSVLNASEYVNGNGFYLYTSGELEKPKDDEVCNNNNSKQNGLPAIKDAEHKPSTSINSSTEDDLAFNLDDIDAPVKVVILSLWFWWKEIVVIAFTSAVLMNLFIGQRNRERQIVVIERHIPVPTGIEATESSTAALLGPTTTATTTTTSTNTASKSTKVANRSLSESTSNSGDHFSSRFQSDFDLMQCLGRGGFGVVFEAKNKLDDCKYAIKRITLPNKEESRMRVMREVKTLANCEHQNIVRYFQSWVEKPPPGWQEEEDSKWLASEMSTSIQIETPTDTQSVFPAKIDKNQQLRSWMESMTSTACSSEHGYDNRLIDLDEDEDEDSCIVFRSESQSLALRESESDDESVVDNKKKSQNGAISIDIHSNSTDLSFSRGRRNIDYSQLSDSFQIEFVGSANGEEEMQAEIVLEEFAISNASNAGQNRKKNRPRDLALNISGGGAGAGAEQNNNCREHVSNPVKPVQNKVYLYIQMQLCRKESLRDWLRDNVTENRLEYIASIFHQIVDAVDYVHYKGLIHRDLKPSNIFFSQEGQIKIGDFGLVTDMADIPNIVTKCGDKTGMPSCVRHTQQVGTHLYMSPEQLRGLPYDFKVDIYSLGLIFFELLVYFGTEMERIMTLRSLRDGIYPKDFPHKHPKEYELLKKMLSAKPEERPATQELKVQLNEILKLPELPGDSDAAVLKAAARRLSRSRTFSSSES; this comes from the exons ACTTTTGTATGTGACGACTCTAGATGGACGTCTCACGGCATTGGATATAACAAAAGGTGGAAAAATGCGCTGGAGTATACCCACGGCTCCGGGACCCTTGATATCTTCGAGTATACATCGTTTGGAATTGACCAATAATGGACAATTTGTTCGTATGATTCCCTCACTAAGTGGTGGCATTTATAAATTCGATGGCCAATCTATTGATCCCATACCCATTACCACCGACAATTTGTTAAGTTCCTCGTCAAAGTTTTCGGACGATTTGGTCATATCGGGTGGCAAAGAAACCCGCACATATGGTGTTTCAGCGCGCACAGGGCAAATGATATATGAGTGCTCCATGGATGGTTGTGTGAATGCAACTGAACCCGAACCCAATGTGATGGCTCCCATTGAAGATGGTGACGATCCGCTTGAGAATGAAAATGAGACACAATTTCAGCGCACGCCCAATTATATGGACGAACATGATCCCTTGGTGGATGATGTCATTGTGGTAAGACGTTTAACACAAACAGTGCGAGCCATTGAGACGCGTACAGGTACAGAACGCTGGAATTTCAGTGTTGGCCAACACGAATTGGATTTAGTTCGTTCTGCTGATTGTCACGATCGCAAATTCAGTGACATCGATATGGCCATgctggatttggatataaaggtCATTGTACCCGAGGGCGTTATTTGTGCTTTTAGTAAATCGGATCCCTCAGCTATGCTATGGAAACACAAG TTTAACCATCCCATTGTAAGTGCTTGGAAAATAAGTGAATCTGATGATTTGGAATCCATTGATATGTTTGCATCTGCCCAATGGCTTTGGAATCGCGACgacaatttgtttgaaatgcCTTTGCCTACAATAAGTCCTTCCATATATGTGGGAATGTATGACAAACAGTTATACATACAG GAATCGATTAATTTACGAAAGGAAATTGTCGATAAGTCACATCTGTACACACAACTGACAACGGAATCTACAATGCCGAAAATTCCATGGCGTCCTATAGGGGCCAATAGCAATTCTCTGgtaatttataaacaaaatggCGAGAAAATCATATCGGGGGGTGGTGCACAACAGGCACTACCGAGTGCAGAAACGAAGGGCAACGAGCTGGTGCCCTATGACGATGAAATGTTTGCTCTGTCGGCCCAATCCGTGTTAAATGCCTCCGAATATGTAAATGGCAATGGCTTCTATTTGTATACATCTGGGGAGTTGGAAAAGCCAAAGGATGACGAagtttgcaacaacaacaatagcaaacaAAATGGTTTGCCTGCCATCAAGGATGCTGAACATAAGCCATCGACTTCGATCAATAGCAGCACTGAAGACGACTTAGCTTTCAATTTGGATGATATCGATGCTCCAGTGAAAGTGGTCATATTGTCACTGTGGTTCTGGTGGAAAGAgattgttgttattgcctttaccTCGGCTGTGCTAATGAATCTTTTCATAGGCCAGAGAAATCGCGAAAGGCAAATTGTGGTCATCGAACGCCACATACCAGTGCCTACTGGCATTGAAGCCACAGAATCTTCTACAGCCGCTCTATTGGGCCCAACTACTACAGCGACGACGACCACTACCAGTACCAATACGGCTTCGAAGAGCACAAAGGTTGCCAATCGGTCTTTGTCCGAATCAACTTCCAATTCTGGTGATCATTTTTCTTCGCGCTTCCAGAGCGATTTCGATTTAATGCAGTGCTTGGGCCGTGGTGGTTTTGGAGTGGTTTTCGAGGCAAAGAATAAACTAGACGACTGCAAGTATGCCATTAAGCGTATAACCCTGCCCAATAAGGAAGAGTCGCGTATGCGTGTCATGCGAGAAGTGAAAACGTTGGCCAATTGCGAACATCAGAATATTGTGCGGTATTTTCAG TCCTGGGTAGAGAAACCGCCACCAGGATGGCAGGAGGAGGAGGACAGTAAATGGCTGGCTAGTGAAATGTCCACCTCAATTCAAATCGAAACGCCAACCGATACGCAATCAGTATTCCCTGCTAAAATTGACAAGAATCAACAGCTGCGATCGTGGATGGAGTCCATGACTTCTACAGCCTGTAGCTCAGAGCATGGTTATGACAATCGTCTAATTGATCTGGATGAAGACGAGGACGAAGATTCCTGTATTGTTTTTCGTTCGGAGTCACAATCGCTGGCGTTGCGCGAAAGTGAAAGCGACGACGAAAGTGTGGTGGACAACAAGAAAAAATCTCAAAACGGTGCCATATCCATCGATATTCACTCCAATTCCACGGACTTGAGTTTTAGCAGGGGCCGGCGGAATATCGATTACTCCCAACTTTCAGATTCATTCCAAATTGAATTTGTAGGATCTGCAAATGGCGAAGAAGAAATGCAGGCCGAAATTGTGCTCGAAGAGTTCGCCATTTCCAATGCCTCCAATGCGGGGCAAAATCGCAAAAAGAATCGACCACGCGACTTGGCTCTGAATATAAGTGGAGgtggtgctggtgctggtgcGGAGCAGAATAATAATTGCCGAGAGCACGTGTCCAATCCCGTCAAGCCGGTGCAAAACAAAGTCTATCTGTACATACAAATGCAGTTGTGTCGCAAAGAGTCCCTACGCGATTGGCTCAGAGATAATGTGACAGAGAATCGTCTCGAATACATTGCCAGTATTTTCCATCAAATTGTCGACGCTGTCGACTACGTCCATTACAAGGGACTCATCCATCGTGATCTCAAGCCCAGCAATATATTTTTCTCGCAGGAGGGGCAAATCAAGATCGGTGACTTTGGACTGGTCACCGATATGGCTGACATACCAAATATAGTTACTAAATGTGGCGACAAAACGGGCATGCCATCGTGCGTTCGACACACCCAGCAAGTGGGAACTCATCTCTATATGTCGCCCGAGCAGTTACGCGGTTTGCCTTATGATTTCAAAGTGGACATCTACTCGTTGGGCTTGATTTTCTTTGAGCTGCTGGTCTACTTTGGCACCGAAATGGAGCGCATTATGACCCTCAGATCGTTGCGCGATGGTATATACCCCAAGGATTTTCCCCACAAGCATCCCAAAGAGTATGAATTGCTGAAGAAAATGCTCTCTGCAAAGCCGGAGGAACGCCCCGCGACGCAAGAACTAAAAGTGCAACTCAATGAGATATTAAAATTACCGGAATTGCCAGGCGACAGTGATGCTGCCGTCTTGAAAGCGGCTGCGCGGCGTTTAAGCCGCTCACGTACTTTTAGCAGCTCTGAATCATAA
- the LOC106087612 gene encoding uncharacterized protein LOC106087612 has product MNHERWTLLTLFVSVLSISMQIEGTEVNITNIYRDYLQNLRDAVDENILPCENFFQHACGNVKVNSSASDDSGKQQHRAPPFLYNHQDFYEFLEAHKGRFITEPGLLVRDLYDLCKESQSEKNDPRRVWWHMISDIPFLKHDRDLLRKWPFLQYQWDTYKAQLDLNWPILAAEFSAHGYEIFFNIFFAENTIYITPNKDFLCPELKEFQNSLLPLLRQRNPQIANIIGNEMWQFCRQLRGEIPLSQETVEVTDFLLDETMSDFLQRYFPRLNLTDVDIEQARKIVVNVQILGELMTVLKSTNPRVVYNYILWHIYHQLSAMDDCFELTDEFRQLLQSEYWQWNVFDNHFRRDVALASYLFHTTRFQRQYRRGITSTSVDRMFQKRSRRKDLNIEKSIRNYAKDYLNPDRFSAIYQSEEFASEKRTFYSNLLEMKRLSLRYSFQNTYVDEGDMHFFQEFINFCILILHRPRLHYFASSDRKMWQTSGLLRSSDGLFTSIDCLERQTMLNADDYGDLFTILDMAQVNELYDFHTAFLESSADYKFWLESENFAMAEDFILEYFDLDSSRVMFYAVAQQLCNRNDDICSYIINRSFMNTEDFQDAFQCANIDAMNPVTKCMNN; this is encoded by the coding sequence ATGAATCACGAACGATGGACACTTCTAACACTATTTGTGAGTGTGCTAAGCATTTCGATGCAAATCGAGGGGACCGAGGTGAACATCACAAACATATATCGCGACTATTTGCAGAATTTGAGGGATGCGGTCGATGAAAATATTTTGCCCTGTGAGAACTTTTTCCAGCATGCTTGTGGGAATGTAAAGGTGAATAGCTCGGCAAGTGATGATAGTGGGAAACAGCAGCATAGGGCTCCACCGTTCCTCTACAATCACCAAGACTTCTATGAATTTTTGGAAGCCCACAAGGGAAGATTCATCACCGAGCCGGGGCTTTTAGTTCGTGATCTTTACGATCTTTGCAAAGAATCTCAAAGTGAGAAAAATGATCCTCGTCGCGTTTGGTGGCACATGATCTCCGACATACCGTTCTTGAAACATGATCGAGATCTTTTGCGCAAATGGCCTTTTCTGCAATACCAGTGGGACACATATAAGGCTCAATTGGACCTGAATTGGCCTATATTGGCTGCCGAATTTTCTGCTCATGGATATgagatattttttaatattttcttcgcCGAGAATACCATCTATATAACACCCAATAAGGACTTCCTGTGCCCGGAATTGAAGGAATTCCAAAACTCCCTACTGCCACTGCTAAGGCAACGTAATCCCCAAATAGCCAACATTATTGGCAATGAGATGTGGCAATTTTGTCGGCAGCTACGCGGAGAAATTCCCCTTTCGCAGGAAACCGTTGAAGTTACCGATTTCCTATTGGATGAGACAATGAGCGATTTTCTCCAGAGATATTTTCCACGCTTGAACTTAACCGATGTGGATATCGAGCAGGCCCGCAAAATTGTAGTAAATGTCCAAATATTAGGCGAACTGATGACTGTCTTGAAGTCGACAAACCCTCGTGTGGTCTACAATTACATATTGTGGCACATTTACCACCAGCTCAGTGCCATGGATGACTGCTTTGAACTTACCGATGAATTTCGTCAGCTACTGCAGTCTGAATACTGGCAATGGAACGTATTCGACAATCACTTTCGGCGCGATGTTGCTTTAGCTAGCTATCTCTTCCACACTACAAGATTCCAGCGTCAATATCGCAGAGGCATAACCAGCACCTCGGTTGATCGCATGTTCCAGAAGCGATCACGCCGAAAGGATTTAAACATTGAAAAATCAATTCGGAACTATGCAAAAGATTATCTGAATCCTGACCGCTTTTCTGCCATATATCAGTCTGAGGAGTTCGCCAGCGAGAAGAGGACGTTTTATTCGAATCTTTTGGAGATGAAGAGATTGTCGCTGCGATACTCATTCCAGAATACCTATGTCGATGAGGGAGATATGCATTTCTTCCAAGAGTTCATTAATTTTTGCATTCTAATTCTACATAGACCACGACTTCATTATTTCGCTTCGTCTGATCGCAAGATGTGGCAGACTTCGGGTTTGCTGCGTAGCTCCGATGGTTTGTTCACATCCATCGATTGCTTGGAGCGACAGACAATGCTTAATGCTGACGATTATGGCGACCTCTTTACGATTTTAGATATGGCTCAAGTAAATGAGTTGTATGATTTTCATACCGCCTTCCTGGAATCATCGGCAGATTACAAATTTTGGCTGGAAAGTGAAAACTTTGCCATGGCCGAAGATTTTATTTTGGAATATTTTGATTTGGACTCATCTCGAGTAATGTTCTATGCTGTggcccaacaactatgcaatcGAAATGATGACATCTGTAGttacatcataaatcggagTTTTATGAACACAGAAGACTTTCAGGATGCATTTCAGTGTGCAAACATCGATGCCATGAATCCCGTGACAAAATGTATGAATAATTAA